A segment of the Gemmatimonadota bacterium genome:
GTGCTGGAGGTCCACTTCAAGGGCCACAGCATAGCCGACGCGCTGGCGATGACGATCGACCAGGCCATCCACGTATTCATACGACAGGACCGCTTCGGCCGCGCCCTGTGGCAGCTCCAGCAGGTGGGACTGGGTTACCTGCGCCTGGGCCAGCCGGCGCCGACGCTGTCGGGCGGAGAGGCGCAGAGGCTCAAGATCGCGCGCGAGCTGGTCGGCGCCTCGAAGCGGGCGGGTCGACGCATCTATATCCTGGACGAGCCCACCACGGGACTGGCGGGCGAAGATATCCGCAAGCTGCTCGGCGTGCTGGATCGGCTGCTGGACGCCGGGCACACGGTCGTCGTGATCGAGCACAACCTGGAGGTCGTGAAGTCGGCCGACTGGGTGATCGACCTCGGCCCCGGCGCCGGCGACGCCGGCGGCCGCGTTGTTGCAATGGGCAGGCCGGAGGAGGTGGCCGGCGTGGCCGATAGCCACACTGGCCGCTACCTGGCGCCGTTGCTCGAACCCGCGCTCAGCGCGGTGTGAGAATAGCGTTGGAACCAGAGAGGATGACGCCAGTAGTAGGGGCGCCCGGTACACACCCAAAGTTTTCGGAGGAGCATCACCATGAGGCCCATCCCCGTGCGCTGGCTCGCGCTCGCGGCCGCGTTTCTA
Coding sequences within it:
- a CDS encoding ATP-binding cassette domain-containing protein, whose protein sequence is DIPLGALTVVTGVSGSGKSTLVHDVLYRALEHELAGGPTAKRHLGERVGSLERLEGTERLDQAVLVDQSPIGRTPRSNPVTYIKAFDHLRRLYASQPLARERGYGPGHFSFNVAGGRCEACKGDGVVQVEMVFMADVLVSCEVCRGARFRSGVLEVHFKGHSIADALAMTIDQAIHVFIRQDRFGRALWQLQQVGLGYLRLGQPAPTLSGGEAQRLKIARELVGASKRAGRRIYILDEPTTGLAGEDIRKLLGVLDRLLDAGHTVVVIEHNLEVVKSADWVIDLGPGAGDAGGRVVAMGRPEEVAGVADSHTGRYLAPLLEPALSAV